The proteins below are encoded in one region of Amycolatopsis magusensis:
- a CDS encoding anhydro-N-acetylmuramic acid kinase yields MTARSGEPLTVVGLISGTSIDGIDVAAARLSAEGGEVVLTPLAEAELPYPDELRERLLAALPPNPCTAEELTRLDTLVGQSFGEAAATGVDLAGGADLIASLGQTVFHWVEDGRARGTLQLGQPAWIAERTGLPVVADLRARDVAAGGHGAPLASTLDQLWLRGLAEETGAPAVGLNIGGIANITVVRAGADAVAYDTGPGNALLDVAAHDITGGRQRSDLGGALAAAGRVHSGLLERLLADPYYTAPPPKSTGKEHFHRDYLRTQMSGLELAGEDLLATLTELTAVTVAAECARHGAGTVVASGGGVENPVLMHALRTRLTGTALRTSDDLGLPRAAKEAYLTALLGWLTWHGQPASLPSATGAAGPRLLGSITPGAHPAVLPSPLPAAITRLRMAPRGKTR; encoded by the coding sequence GTGACTGCTCGTTCTGGCGAGCCCCTCACCGTCGTGGGGCTCATCTCGGGCACGTCGATCGATGGCATCGACGTGGCCGCCGCCCGGTTGTCCGCCGAGGGCGGCGAGGTGGTGCTGACCCCACTCGCCGAGGCGGAACTCCCGTACCCGGACGAACTGCGCGAGCGGCTGCTCGCCGCGCTGCCGCCGAACCCGTGCACCGCCGAGGAACTGACCCGGCTGGACACCCTCGTCGGCCAGTCGTTCGGCGAAGCGGCCGCCACCGGCGTCGACCTGGCCGGTGGTGCCGACCTGATCGCGTCGCTCGGGCAGACGGTGTTCCACTGGGTCGAGGACGGCCGCGCCCGCGGCACCCTGCAACTAGGGCAACCCGCCTGGATCGCCGAACGCACCGGCTTGCCGGTGGTGGCCGACCTGCGGGCCCGCGACGTCGCGGCCGGCGGGCACGGCGCACCGCTGGCCAGCACGCTCGACCAGCTGTGGTTGCGCGGGCTCGCCGAGGAGACCGGCGCGCCCGCGGTGGGGCTGAACATCGGTGGCATCGCGAACATCACCGTGGTCCGCGCGGGTGCCGACGCCGTGGCCTACGACACCGGTCCGGGGAACGCGCTGCTCGACGTGGCCGCGCACGACATCACCGGAGGCAGGCAGCGCAGCGACCTCGGTGGCGCGCTCGCCGCGGCCGGACGGGTCCACTCCGGACTGCTGGAACGCCTGCTGGCCGATCCGTACTACACCGCGCCGCCACCGAAAAGCACCGGCAAAGAGCACTTCCACCGCGATTACCTGCGTACGCAGATGAGCGGGCTCGAACTCGCCGGAGAAGACCTGCTCGCCACCCTGACCGAACTGACCGCCGTCACCGTCGCCGCCGAATGCGCCCGCCACGGCGCGGGCACGGTGGTCGCTTCCGGTGGCGGCGTGGAAAACCCGGTGCTGATGCACGCACTCCGCACGCGCCTGACCGGGACCGCGTTGCGCACCAGCGACGACCTCGGCCTGCCACGAGCGGCGAAAGAGGCCTACCTGACCGCGTTGCTGGGCTGGCTGACCTGGCACGGGCAACCGGCCAGCCTGCCGAGCGCCACCGGCGCCGCCGGGCCGCGGCTGCTCGGCAGCATCACCCCCGGCGCGCACCCGGCGGTGCTCCCGTCCCCCTTGCCCGCGGCCATTACCCGTCTGCGTATGGCGCCCCGGGGAAAAACACGGTAG